Proteins found in one Acomys russatus chromosome 31, mAcoRus1.1, whole genome shotgun sequence genomic segment:
- the LOC127183518 gene encoding cell death-inducing p53-target protein 1, with product MSNEPPPPYPGGPTAPLLEEKSGAPPTPGRTSPAVMQPPPGMPLPSADIAPPPYEPPGHPVPQPGFVPPHMNADGTYMPAGFYPPPGPHPPMGYYPPGPYPPGPYPGSGGHTATVLVPSGAATTVTVLQGEIFEGAPVQTVCPHCQQAITTKISYEIGLMNFVLGFFCCFMGCDLGCCLIPCLINDFKDVTHTCPSCKAYIYTYKRLC from the coding sequence ATGTCTAATGAGCCACCCCCGCCTTATCCAGGAGGCCCTACAGCCCCACTGCTGGAAGAAAAAAgtggagccccacccaccccaggccGTACCTCCCCAGCTGTGATGCAGCCGCCACCAGGCATGCCACTGCCCTCTGCTGACATTGCCCCCCCACCCTATGAGCCACCTGGTCATCCAGTGCCTCAGCCTGGCTTTGTGCCCCCTCACATGAATGCAGATGGCACCTACATGCCTGCAGGTTTCTACCCTCCTCCAGGCCCTCATCCACCAATGGGCTATTACCCACCAGGGCCCTACCCACCAGGGCCCTACCCTGGCTCTGGGGGCCACACGGCTACAGTCTTGGTCCCATCAGGAGCAGCCACCACGGTGACAGTGCTGCAGGGAGAGATCTTTGAAGGTGCGCCTGTGCAGACAGTGTGCCCCCACTGCCAGCAGGCTATCACCACCAAGATCTCCTACGAGATTGGCCTGATGAACTTTGTGCTGGGCTTCTTCTGCTGCTTCATGGGGTGTGATCTTGGCTGCTGCTTGATCCCCTGCCTCATCAATGACTTCAAGGATGTGACGCACACGTGTCCCAGCTGCAAAGCCTACATCTATACATACAAGCGCTTGTGCTAA